One Plasmodium berghei ANKA genome assembly, chromosome: 13 genomic region harbors:
- a CDS encoding DNA repair metallo-beta-lactamase protein, putative produces MIEDDIHIIANDPLIIIDKFPYIKKKSITPGECDEKKEITKVYFLTHFHADHYMNINKNFNENIFSSTITKKLLINIIGVDEKYVHNLKVNKNYYLFNFEIILIDANHCPGSVIIYFEFSNGTKIIHTGDFRYSNVHTLLIKKILSSNDPVKIYEYNSRKRQFIDKYCTEESSNKLVGKREEYEWILWNNKKYNNCYMNTPFKIYNSNTYVVSIDEFRLMYLKGIEDLLWKLQDMKTEFYVYDSIERENYFNYFIFVELSLYFNQNNTDIMLMYGNNTMLNDDVIINKDNLKNIRFVLNYDTKDYLDKTPCYGDCYYEKEQESHVSKQKYNNITVKHENYDGENNISTNGNCNSVKINIKREVSSSKEARCCNSYNKKLKGTIVKTDTKKKMNNSYYISKFEVKKNKNGQTHINELKENMNYIKTIYLDTTYAMSKNMFAHQMYLINFIIYICKNKIKQNYKVDACKDENCNFDNLSKIKNSINNSTQKSKDNNTMKNGDDSATENGLSWMQTFKGNSTENKLPLMHVTQRKRKKTLFMFGTYNLGKEKVYLSVSEACNMKIYFRNPKKKIIFNSYIYNKDMLNRITGNKLEAEIHIVDINYSYIFPKIEKNKLRSLIDAEMEDEFDSFYYIIPTGWVKNYYFYEKNNMSVFLIPYSEHSNLDELKDFVKSIKPCSICPTVFSNIKEKNRMLNIFNPYLNLKQEAYDFLKPKNELRHIKNKKIAKIKKEKLNEKKKINKHKTKAEKIRNDRYQQKLTYFFSLTKSESIKKCN; encoded by the exons ATGATAGAAGAtgatatacatataattgCAAATGACCCCTTAATTATTATAGATAAATttccatatataaaaaagaaaagcaTTACACCCg GAGAAtgtgatgaaaaaaaagaaattacaaaggtgtattttttaactcATTTTCATGCAGAccattatatgaatattaataaaaattttaatgagaatattttttcgtctacaataacaaaaaaattactaattaatataattggTGTGgatgaaaaatatgtgcataatttaaaagttaataagaattattatctttttaattttgaaatCATTTTGATTGACGCTAATCACTGTCCTGGTTctgtaattatttattttgaattttcaAATGGTACTAAAATAATTCACACGGGTGATTTTCGTTATTCGAATGTCCACActcttttaataaaaaaaatattaagtaGCAATGATCCagttaaaatatatgaatataatagtaGAAAAAGGCAATTTATTGATAAATATTGCACAGAAGAAAGTAGTAATAAGCTAGTGGGAAAACGGGAAGAATATGAATGGATATTGtggaataataaaaaatataataattgttATATGAATACGCCATTTAAGATATATAACAGTAATACATATGTTGTAAGCATTGATGAATTCAGATTAATGTATTTAAAAGGCATTGAGGATTTACTATGGAAGCTTCAAGATATGAAAACAGAgttttatgtatatgatTCTATAGAACgtgaaaattatttcaattactttatatttgtagaattgtctttatattttaatcaaaataatacagATATAATGTTAATGTATGGAAATAATACAATGTTAAATGACGatgttataataaataaagacaatttaaaaaatattcgttttgttttaaattatgataCAAAAGATTATTTAGACAAAACTCCATGTTATGGTGATTGCtattatgaaaaagaaCAAGAAAGCCATGTAAGTAAacaaaaatacaataaCATCACGGTTAAGCACGAAAATTATGATGgcgaaaataatataagtaCCAATGGAAATTGTAATTctgttaaaataaatatcaaaCGAGAAGTCAGTAGCAGCAAGGAAGCACGATGTTgtaattcatataataagaAACTGAAAGGTACTATAGTTAAAACTGatacgaaaaaaaaaatgaataatagCTATTATATATCTAAGTTtgaagttaaaaaaaacaaaaatggCCAAACAcatataaatgaattaaaagaaaatatgaattatataaaaacaatatatctTGATACAACATATGCAATGtctaaaaatatgtttgcCCATCAAATGTATTtgattaattttattatttatatatgcaaaaataaaataaaacaaaattataaagtAGATGCATGCAAAGATGAGAATTGcaattttgataatttaagtaaaataaaaaattcgaTAAACAATTCTACACAAAAAAGCaaagataataatacaatgAAAAATGGTGATGATTCTGCAACGGAAAATGGATTATCATGGATGCAAACATTTAAAGGGAATAGCACAGAAAATAAACTACCACTTATGCATGTAACacaaagaaaaagaaagaaaactttatttatgtttggAACTTATAATTTAGGAAAGGAAAAAGTATATTTAAGTGTTTCAGAAGCGTgcaatatgaaaatatactTTCGAAACccaaagaaaaaaataatttttaattcatatatatacaataaagATATGTTAAATAGGATAACGGGAAATAAATTAGAAGCTGAAATTCACATTGTTGATATTAATTACtcttatatatttcctaaaattgagaaaaataaattaagaAGTTTAATAGATGCAGAAATGGAAGATGAATTTgattctttttattatattattccaACAGGATGggttaaaaattattatttctatgaaaaaaataacatgtctgtttttttaataccTTATAGTGAGCATTCTAATTTAGATGAACTGAAGGATTTTGTAAAGTCTATTAAGCCGTGTTCTATATGCCCAACAGTATTTTCTAAcattaaagaaaaaaacaggatgttaaacatttttaatccATATCTCAATTTAAAACAAGAAGCTTATGACTTCTTAAAGCCGAAGAATGAATTACGGCATAtcaaaaataagaaaatagcaaagattaaaaaagaaaaattgaatgaaaaaaaaaaaataaataagcatAAAACCAAAGCAGAAAAAATACGCAATGATAGATATCAACAAAAGTtgacttattttttttcattaacaAAAAGTGAGTCAATTAAAAAGTGCAACTAA